In Patescibacteria group bacterium, the sequence GGCTGGATTTTTGGTGAGTAGACTTGAAGAATGGAATTCAGGAAAGACGAGCCAGCCTGGTCCTCGCGCGGGGGCGGAAAATAAAGCGAGAAGTGAATTTCCTCTTTTTTTGACACTCGAGGCTCGGAAGCCTCTGCGCTAATACTAATATACGAATTATACTAATACTACTAATAACTACGAATAAAATCTCGCTAGCAAACATTAGTAGTTATTCGTAGATTCGTATTCATTAGTATATTGGTATAAAGAATATGATTGCAAATTTTCCACCATATATTCTGAAAAGAAACTCCCGAAGTCGTAACCTGCGAATTTCCGTAAGGGCTGGCGGGGAAGTTTTGGTTAGTGCGCCACTTTTTGTTTCCGATGTGCGAATTGAACAATTTTTGAAAGATCGCTCTTCTTGGATAGAAAAGTACGTCGAAAAATATAAAAAAATTCCTAAGGTTCACAGATTGACTGCCTCTCAAGAAAAAAAGTTATTTGTTTTGCATAAGGCAAGGGCTTATGAGTTGGCCAAAGAAAAAGTTGAAAACTTTAATCGGTATTTCGGGTTTCCGGTTGGAAAAATAATGATTCGGAACAGTAAGACACGATGGGGGAGTTGTTCAAGCAAACGAACGCTTAGTTTTAATTACAAAATCGCCTTTTTGCCGGAACATTTGGCGGATTATCTTGTGGTACACGAGCTTTGCCATCTCAAGGAAGCTAATCATCGAAAAACATTTTGGGCTTTGATGGCTCAGAAAATTCCAGAATATAAAATGCATCGCCGAGAACTTCGCGGGTTTGAACTGACTTTCCCGCTGACTTCCGTCGGTGTATAATCTGATGACTAATTACTAACATACTAATTTACTATTTTATGACCCATTATGTTTGCACCGGCAGTTGTGGTAACGAGGCCAACTCACCCGGCGTTTGCGAGTCACAATTTTGTTCAAAAGAAGGAAAGCCGCTTAGTGAATGCAGTTGCGAGGATCATTCCCACACAAAAATAAATGATGTTCCTGAGGGGGAAGATATTGCTCAATAAAGCTCTAAGCTGCAAGCTATCAGCTTATAGCTTCTACCGAGTGTCCTCTAATTCCAAACTCGAGTAGAGACCGAAAAACATAATTATCGCCAAAACGATAAACAGATATTTTATCGGTAACTCAAAGGCAAAAAGGACGGTGGCTAAGAGTGGTCCTGCAATATAAGCCCAGGGTCTCGTGGTTCGGAAGATGCCGATAATATTGGCCTTTTCGGAATTAACTTTTTTGAAAAAATAGGTTTCGCTCATGATTTCCACCATCGATGCGCCTACGCGGCTCATAAAAAGAATACTGGTCCACATGATGAAACTCTTTGCTTGAATAAAAGCAATCATGCCGGTGGCGAGCGCCATGATGATAAAACCAATTGACATCACTTCTTTTTCTCCCCATCGACTATCAGCCAGTTTGCCGAGCGGCGCTTCGGTAATAATAAAAGGTAGGAGCATAATGCTAAACATCACCCCAATTTCTTTCCAGCTGAAGCCGATGTGGGTGTACAGATAGATTGGCGTGTAAATCACCATCCACGAATAGAAAAATTGAAGCAGGAAGCTAACAGTAAACACGTGCCGAATATTTTTTTCAGCAAAAATTTCCCGAGCGGTTTTTTTAAACGGAATAATTTTGTACACTGGGTCATTGAAATCTTTCAGGTTGTTGCGCAAAAGAATAAATACCGGAATGAGCAAAATGGCAGCGGCGAGGAAAATTTTCCAGTAGTCGCCATCGGTTAAAATAAAACTGGCAATCAGGGGTGAAATGATCCAGGCTGTGTTTGAGATGGAAAGGAAATTGCCGCGGATTTTTCCGGTAACCGAATCACTGGTAAAACGTTCCAGAAAAACGTCAATGTTGAAGCTCACGAGTGCTCCTGAAATGAAACTGAGAACAAAGAAGGTTGAAATTAAAATGTCATTTTGGGTTATGAAAAGGCCGATTAAGGAAAGAAAATCTACCAAAAGTAAACTCAAGATCGTGTTGTAGTTGCCAAAACGACGCAATATTTTTGGAATAATAGAAAAAGCGCCGATGGTGAGTGCCGACGAGATAATATAGAGAAGGCCGACAAAGCGCTCGGTAGTAAAATGCGCCAGATAGGTGGAGTTGATATAGGAAGGCAGAGAAATGTTGAGTGCAAAGAGAAAGCCTAACAGGTAAATGACGAAGACGTTTGACTGTACTTTTTTTTCGGAATCCATGGTTAGAAATTATATCACGGCGTACGAGAGTGAGTAATGGATACTTACGAAATAGAGCCTGTAGTTAATTCAGAATTTTCTCTCGAGAGATGCGGTTTCATACCGCTGATTAAAATTTGTACGATATCTACCTGACAACATTCAGGCGAATAGCCTAGAATTTATGTATTTCTTGCAGCCGCAACAAATACATAAATTTTAATAGAGACCTCCTTTTCCCACACACACTAATTGTATGCTATAGCATACAATTAGTGTGTGTTGAAAATCTAAGAAATTGGGAGATTTAGTGAGGTGTAGAAATTGCTTTATGTTTGACAAAGTTTTTAGAAAATGTACGGTTACGGCAGAAGGAAAGAAGCTTGAACCAACAAGAAAATTATGAGCAACGTGACGTTTATAAATCTGACCGGAAAGATTGTGCGGATTCTGAACGGTGTCGACCGGATCACTGTCATTCGGGAGATTCCAAGAACTTTGAGCGGGCCTCTGGAGGTTTCGGAAACGGCGCAAAGGAAGATGGTGTTTGGTCGCATTCCGGTATTGCGGCCGGCTGA encodes:
- a CDS encoding SprT family zinc-dependent metalloprotease, with the translated sequence MIANFPPYILKRNSRSRNLRISVRAGGEVLVSAPLFVSDVRIEQFLKDRSSWIEKYVEKYKKIPKVHRLTASQEKKLFVLHKARAYELAKEKVENFNRYFGFPVGKIMIRNSKTRWGSCSSKRTLSFNYKIAFLPEHLADYLVVHELCHLKEANHRKTFWALMAQKIPEYKMHRRELRGFELTFPLTSVGV
- a CDS encoding MFS transporter, with the protein product MDSEKKVQSNVFVIYLLGFLFALNISLPSYINSTYLAHFTTERFVGLLYIISSALTIGAFSIIPKILRRFGNYNTILSLLLVDFLSLIGLFITQNDILISTFFVLSFISGALVSFNIDVFLERFTSDSVTGKIRGNFLSISNTAWIISPLIASFILTDGDYWKIFLAAAILLIPVFILLRNNLKDFNDPVYKIIPFKKTAREIFAEKNIRHVFTVSFLLQFFYSWMVIYTPIYLYTHIGFSWKEIGVMFSIMLLPFIITEAPLGKLADSRWGEKEVMSIGFIIMALATGMIAFIQAKSFIMWTSILFMSRVGASMVEIMSETYFFKKVNSEKANIIGIFRTTRPWAYIAGPLLATVLFAFELPIKYLFIVLAIIMFFGLYSSLELEDTR